A DNA window from Lycium ferocissimum isolate CSIRO_LF1 unplaced genomic scaffold, AGI_CSIRO_Lferr_CH_V1 ctg9294, whole genome shotgun sequence contains the following coding sequences:
- the LOC132046075 gene encoding nifU-like protein 2, chloroplastic, whose translation MKAVMLLNPSTPPRNSSTLESSSSSTPFPLRPSPNISGFLWRKQNSLQNTIRIRLPGGSKQLVVKAVVTPDSVAELPLTAENIESVLDEIRPYLIADGGNVALHEIDVNVVKLKLQGTCGSCPSSVVTMEMGIRRRLMEKIPEIIAVESVPDEKAGLELNEENIEMVLEELRPYLVGAAGGTLELVAIEEPIVKVRITGPGAGVITVRVAVTQKLREKIPAIAAVQLLQ comes from the exons ATGAAAGCAGTGATGCTATTGAATCCTTCAACTCCTCCTCGGAATTCTTCAACCCTAGAGTCCTCCTCATCATCAACGCCCTTCCCTCTTCGTCCTTCTCCCAAT ATTTCTGGCTTCTTGTGGAGGAAACAAAATTCGTTGCAGAATACGATTCGTATTCGTTTACCGGGTGGTTCAAAGCAGCTAG TTGTTAAGGCTGTAGTGACTCCAGATTCAGTAGCAGAGTTACCACTTACTGCAGAGAACATTGAGAGTGTATTGGATGAAATTCGACCGTACCTCATTGCCGATGGAGGCAATGTCGCGTTGCATGAGATTGATGTGAATGTAGTAAAGTTAAAACTCCAAGGAACCTGTGGCTCATGTCCAAGTTCTGTAGTGACCATGGAAATGGGAATTAGGCGCCGTTTGATGGAAAAGATCCCAGAAATTATTGCGGTTGAATCTGTTCCAGATGAAAAAGCCGGCCTTGAGCTTAATGAAGAAAACATTGAGATG GTTCTTGAAGAATTAAGGCCATATCTCGTTGGTGCAGCTGGGGGAACTTTAGAACTAGTGGCAATTGAGGAGCCAATAGTTAAAGTACGAATCACAGGTCCTGGGGCTGGTGTAATTACTGTTCGTGTGGCTGTAACTCAGAAACTACGAGAGAAAATCCCAGCAATAGCTGCAGTTCAACTTTTGCAGTAG
- the LOC132046074 gene encoding uncharacterized protein LOC132046074, with product MTIKLVVGGLTFNIVSAYAPQVGLVEEDKKRFWEELDEVMRGIPHIEKLCLGRDFNGHIETTSSGYDDEHSGFSFSNRNEGGAAFLDFAKAFDLVIANSSFQKREEHLVGIKGTGGGNGEEQGKVKAKKIAYTAIVQSMDDDGKRKNREKYKTLKKEAKLAVTTAKTTALNLREK from the exons ATGACTATTAAGCTAGTTGTGGGAGGGCTGACTTTCAACATAGTTAGTGCATACGCACCACAAGTGGGTTTGGTCGAGGAGGACAAAAAGCGTTTCTGGGAGGAGTTAGATGAGGTTATGAGAGGGATTCCACACATCGAGAAGCTATGTCTAGGAAGAGATTTCAATGGTCACATAGAGACCACTTCAAGTGGCTATGATGATGAACATAGCGGTTTCAGCTTCTCGAATAGAAACGAAGGAGGAGCTGCGTTTTTAGATTTCGCTAAAGCTTTCGATTTGGTCATAGCTAACTCGAGCTTTCAGAAGAGGGAGGAGCACTTG GTGGGCATAAAGGGGACTGGTGGAGGGAATGGAGAGGAACAAGGAAAAGTGAAAGCCAAGAAGATTGCTTATACGGCGATAGTGCAAAGCATGGACGATGATGGTAAGCGAAAGAATAGGGAAAAGTATAAGACGTTGAAGAAGGAAGCAAAACTAGCAGTTACGACGGCTAAAACGACAGCTTTGAACTTGAGGGAAAAG